One window from the genome of Nicotiana sylvestris chromosome 9, ASM39365v2, whole genome shotgun sequence encodes:
- the LOC138878052 gene encoding uncharacterized protein, translated as MKGSGLGIVLNPPTGRTIRQSIKTSRLTNNEAEYEAMIAGLELAKSLGAEVIEAKCNSLLVVNQVNKSFEVREDRMQRYLDKLQVTLHRFKEWTLDHVPREQNSEADALENLGSSVEEDDIILGTVVQLSRSVVEKGHAEINFTSLTWDWRNKYIEYLKNGKLSSDPKDSRALRTKVARFTLDEDGTLYKRTFDGPLAVCLGPGDIDYVLRRDP; from the coding sequence ATGAAGGGGTCCGGGCTAGGCATTGTTTTGAATCCACCTACAGGTAGAACtattaggcaatctatcaaaacttctaggttgactaacaatgaggctgagtacgaggccatgattgcaggtctcgagctagctaaaagcttaggggcagaagtcattgaagccaagtgcAACTCTTTActggtggtgaaccaagtaaacaaaagcttTGAAGTTCGGGAGGAtagaatgcaaaggtatttggacaagctaCAAGTAacattgcaccgcttcaaggagtggactctagaTCACGTACCTAGAGAACAAAATAGCGAGGCTGATGCACTCGAAAATTTAGGATCATCAGTCGAGGAAGACGATATTATCCTGGGGACTGTCGTCCAATTATCGAGATCTGTGGTCGAGaagggtcatgccgagataaacttTACAAGCttgacctgggattggaggaataaatatattgaataTCTAAAGAATGGAAAACTCTCATCGGACCCTAAAGACtcgagggccctacgaaccaaagTTGCCCGATTCACattggatgaagatggaacattatacaaaaggacgttcgatggaccattggcagTATGTTTAGGGCCAGGGGACATCGATTATGTTTTACGAAGAGATCCATGA